One Streptomyces sp. CNQ-509 DNA window includes the following coding sequences:
- a CDS encoding inositol-3-phosphate synthase, with the protein MTVHRQDTAPQPANPATADTGVWLIGARGSVATTVISGCAALAAGLHPAAGMVTETAPFADCGLPAPARLVFGGHDVACTPLPKRADELAAGGVLPHGLPTAVAAELAAADEEIRNGGPEPGEPYDEEALIDSYAADITDFVRRRNLARAVVVNVASTEPVAAGDALPASSCYAAAALKAGCAYVNFTPSTGMHHPRLRELAAASGLPYAGRDGKTGQTLLRSVLAPMFLQRALEVRAWSGTNLLGGGDGANLAGDPAAAAAKNVGKERVLVDSLGGGVDGEVHIDDVPALGDWKTAWDHVVFDGFLGTRMVLQTIWQGCDSALAAPLVLDLVRIVARAHETGMSGPVPGLGFFFKDPDGGPPGLADQWRELLSVAERLRVAR; encoded by the coding sequence GTGACGGTCCACAGACAAGACACAGCGCCGCAACCGGCGAACCCGGCGACGGCCGATACCGGCGTCTGGCTCATCGGTGCCCGCGGCTCCGTCGCCACGACCGTGATCAGCGGCTGCGCCGCCCTGGCCGCCGGACTCCACCCCGCGGCCGGCATGGTCACCGAGACCGCGCCGTTCGCCGACTGCGGGCTGCCGGCGCCCGCCCGGCTGGTCTTCGGCGGCCACGACGTGGCCTGCACCCCGCTGCCCAAGCGCGCCGACGAACTCGCCGCCGGCGGCGTACTCCCGCACGGGCTGCCCACCGCCGTCGCCGCCGAACTGGCCGCCGCCGACGAGGAGATAAGGAACGGCGGCCCGGAGCCCGGCGAACCGTACGACGAGGAGGCGCTGATCGACTCCTACGCGGCCGACATCACCGACTTCGTCCGCCGCCGCAACCTCGCGCGCGCCGTCGTCGTCAACGTCGCCTCCACCGAGCCGGTCGCCGCCGGCGACGCGCTGCCCGCCTCGTCCTGCTACGCCGCCGCCGCCCTGAAGGCCGGCTGTGCGTACGTCAACTTCACCCCCTCCACCGGCATGCACCACCCGCGGCTGCGCGAGCTCGCCGCCGCCTCCGGCCTGCCGTATGCCGGCCGCGACGGCAAGACCGGCCAGACCCTGCTGCGCTCCGTGCTGGCGCCGATGTTCCTCCAGCGCGCGCTGGAGGTACGGGCCTGGTCCGGCACCAACCTCCTCGGCGGCGGCGACGGCGCCAACCTCGCCGGCGACCCGGCCGCCGCGGCGGCCAAGAACGTCGGCAAGGAGCGGGTGCTCGTCGACTCCCTCGGCGGCGGCGTCGACGGCGAGGTGCACATCGACGACGTCCCCGCCCTCGGCGACTGGAAGACCGCCTGGGACCACGTCGTCTTCGACGGCTTCCTCGGCACCCGCATGGTGCTCCAGACCATCTGGCAGGGCTGCGACTCCGCGCTCGCCGCGCCGCTCGTCCTCGACCTGGTCCGGATCGTCGCCCGCGCCCACGAGACCGGGATGTCGGGCCCCGTGCCGGGCCTCGGCTTCTTCTTCAAGGACCCGGACGGCGGCCCGCCCGGGCTCGCCGACCAGTGGCGGGAACTGCTGTCGGTCGCGGAGCGCCTGCGGGTCGCGCGATGA
- a CDS encoding EboA domain-containing protein, whose product MVTPDPAAPATDPAAPAASAPAAATVAALRASVEAGLAPEAREWLTAALADAAAGTPGPSAGLLAWEAHFAAARRRAGAGAADAVRVLILHAARADEQVATRVYDRGDAAERRAVLRALPHLGLGPGAVPLIEDALRTNDTRLVAAALGPYAAEHLGDHAWRQAVLKCLFTGVPADEIAGLADRAAGDGELARMLDDYARERTAAGRAVPADLDRILALTRKEV is encoded by the coding sequence GTGGTGACCCCCGACCCCGCCGCACCCGCTACCGACCCCGCCGCACCCGCCGCCTCCGCCCCGGCGGCCGCGACGGTCGCCGCCCTGCGCGCGTCGGTCGAGGCCGGTCTCGCGCCCGAGGCCCGCGAATGGCTCACCGCCGCCCTCGCCGACGCCGCCGCCGGCACCCCGGGTCCCAGCGCGGGACTGCTCGCCTGGGAGGCCCACTTCGCCGCCGCGCGCCGCCGCGCCGGCGCCGGGGCCGCCGACGCCGTACGCGTGCTGATCCTGCACGCCGCCCGCGCCGACGAGCAGGTCGCCACCCGCGTCTACGACCGCGGGGACGCCGCCGAACGCCGGGCCGTGCTGCGTGCCCTGCCGCACCTGGGCCTCGGCCCCGGCGCCGTACCGCTGATCGAGGACGCGCTGCGGACCAACGACACCCGCCTGGTCGCCGCCGCCCTCGGCCCGTACGCCGCCGAGCACCTGGGCGACCACGCCTGGCGGCAGGCCGTCCTCAAGTGCCTGTTCACCGGCGTGCCCGCCGACGAGATCGCGGGCCTCGCCGACCGCGCCGCGGGTGACGGCGAACTCGCCCGCATGCTCGACGACTACGCCCGCGAGCGGACGGCCGCCGGCCGCGCCGTGCCGGCGGACCTCGACCGGATCCTCGCCCTGACCCGCAAGGAGGTGTGA
- a CDS encoding sugar phosphate isomerase/epimerase codes for MSRLRLAYGTNGLTDLRLTDAVALLADLGYDGIALTLDHMHLDPLAPDLPARTATVRRLLARHGLAVTIETGARYVLDPRRKHHPTLLDPDPEARAVRSRLLRTAVNVAAELGANAVHCFSGTRPYGVSEPDAWKRLGEELIPVLQAADAAGVPLAIEPEPGHLLYDLAGFHRLRGELDDPPALALTLDIGHCQCLEEALPADCVRAAAPWLAHVQIEDMCRGVHEHLPFGEGEIGFPSVLEALQTTGYQGLISVELPRHSHAGPELASSSIRFLRAAEEEARARGPVPC; via the coding sequence ATGAGCCGGCTCCGCCTGGCCTACGGCACCAACGGCCTCACCGACCTGCGGCTGACCGACGCCGTCGCGCTCCTCGCCGACCTCGGCTACGACGGCATCGCGCTCACCCTCGACCACATGCACCTCGACCCCCTCGCGCCCGACCTCCCCGCCCGCACGGCCACCGTGCGGCGGCTGCTGGCGCGGCACGGGCTCGCGGTGACCATCGAGACCGGCGCCCGCTACGTCCTCGACCCGCGCCGCAAGCACCACCCCACCCTGCTCGACCCCGACCCCGAGGCCCGCGCCGTACGCTCCCGGCTGCTGCGCACCGCCGTGAACGTCGCCGCCGAGCTGGGCGCCAACGCCGTGCACTGCTTCAGCGGCACGCGCCCGTACGGGGTCTCCGAGCCGGACGCCTGGAAGCGGCTGGGCGAGGAACTGATCCCGGTGCTCCAGGCCGCGGACGCCGCCGGCGTGCCGCTGGCCATCGAGCCGGAGCCCGGCCATCTGCTGTACGACCTCGCCGGGTTCCACCGGCTGCGCGGGGAGCTGGACGACCCGCCGGCGCTGGCGCTGACCCTCGACATCGGGCACTGCCAGTGTCTGGAGGAGGCGCTGCCCGCCGACTGCGTACGGGCCGCCGCGCCCTGGCTCGCGCACGTGCAGATCGAGGACATGTGCCGGGGCGTGCACGAGCACCTGCCCTTCGGCGAGGGCGAGATCGGCTTCCCCTCGGTGCTCGAAGCCCTGCAGACCACCGGCTACCAGGGCCTGATCAGCGTCGAGCTGCCCCGGCACTCGCACGCCGGCCCCGAGCTGGCGAGCAGTTCCATCCGCTTCCTGCGCGCGGCGGAGGAAGAGGCGCGGGCGAGGGGGCCGGTGCCGTGCTGA
- a CDS encoding SCO3242 family prenyltransferase: MSAAQRVRRRGGMRLLALGAGAGAAGAGVLGAVAVARARRAAPAAAVAGAAGMLALGAGAAVRRRRAAPVAAVSGVLLGAAAAGVAARVRRDVAAAPPGRGPAAAVAGGVALLAAAVPGAVLRRPRTAGPIEPQARSAQGRKQPASPAAQTRAWVELLRVSALFTVPGDALAGAAAAGLRPNRGTALAIGSSLCLYEAGMALNDYADRDVDAVERPHRPLPSGRITPRAALAAAAALTAASLGLAAAAGRRPLALATALAGAVWAYDLKLKNTPAGPAAMAAARTLDLLLGAAATQARAGHGAAPPAGTSSSALRHLQGGDGWADGPLAAAVLLGVHTYAVTVVSRREVEGGSTAVPLVGLAVTTAVAATLRRGNDPHPQPDPHPRADGAPPPGGPRLALTPGDLLAGAYAATAVRPYLHAALNPSPQLTQRAVGGGIRAMIPLQSALAARAGAPGSAAALLALVPVARRLARKVSPT, encoded by the coding sequence ATGAGCGCGGCGCAGCGGGTGCGACGGCGGGGCGGCATGCGGCTGCTCGCGCTGGGCGCGGGCGCCGGTGCGGCCGGGGCGGGTGTCCTGGGCGCCGTCGCCGTCGCGCGGGCCCGCCGGGCGGCGCCGGCCGCCGCGGTGGCGGGCGCCGCCGGGATGCTCGCGCTGGGCGCGGGAGCCGCCGTCCGGCGCCGGCGGGCCGCGCCCGTCGCCGCCGTCTCCGGGGTCCTGCTGGGTGCGGCCGCCGCGGGGGTGGCCGCGCGGGTACGGCGGGACGTCGCCGCCGCTCCGCCGGGCCGCGGGCCCGCCGCCGCCGTGGCCGGGGGAGTGGCGCTGCTCGCCGCCGCCGTCCCCGGCGCCGTGCTGCGCCGGCCGCGTACCGCCGGGCCGATCGAGCCGCAGGCGCGCAGCGCCCAGGGGCGCAAGCAGCCCGCGTCCCCTGCCGCGCAGACGCGCGCCTGGGTCGAACTGCTCCGCGTCTCCGCGCTGTTCACCGTCCCCGGCGACGCCCTCGCCGGCGCCGCCGCCGCCGGGCTGCGGCCCAACCGCGGCACCGCGCTGGCCATCGGCTCCTCCCTCTGCCTCTACGAGGCGGGCATGGCGCTCAACGACTACGCCGACCGCGACGTCGACGCCGTCGAGCGCCCGCACCGCCCGCTGCCCTCCGGCCGGATCACCCCCCGCGCCGCCCTGGCCGCTGCCGCCGCCCTGACCGCGGCGAGCCTCGGTCTGGCCGCCGCCGCGGGCCGCCGGCCGCTCGCGCTCGCCACCGCGCTCGCGGGGGCGGTGTGGGCGTACGACCTGAAGCTGAAGAACACCCCTGCGGGCCCCGCCGCGATGGCCGCCGCCCGCACCCTGGACCTGCTCCTCGGCGCCGCGGCCACCCAGGCCCGCGCGGGCCACGGGGCCGCGCCGCCGGCCGGCACCTCCTCGTCCGCCCTGCGCCACCTCCAGGGCGGCGACGGCTGGGCGGACGGACCGCTCGCCGCCGCCGTGCTCCTCGGCGTCCACACCTACGCGGTCACCGTCGTCTCCCGCCGCGAGGTCGAGGGCGGGTCGACGGCCGTCCCGCTCGTCGGCCTCGCCGTCACCACCGCCGTCGCCGCCACCCTGCGCCGCGGCAACGACCCGCATCCGCAGCCGGATCCGCACCCCCGGGCGGACGGCGCCCCGCCACCCGGCGGACCCCGGCTGGCGCTCACCCCCGGCGACCTCCTCGCCGGCGCGTACGCCGCCACCGCCGTCCGCCCGTACCTGCACGCCGCGCTCAACCCCAGCCCGCAGCTCACCCAGCGCGCCGTCGGCGGCGGCATCCGCGCCATGATCCCGCTGCAGTCCGCTCTCGCCGCCCGTGCCGGCGCGCCCGGCAGCGCCGCCGCGCTGCTGGCCCTCGTGCCCGTCGCCCGCCGGCTCGCGCGGAAGGTGAGCCCCACATGA
- the eboE gene encoding metabolite traffic protein EboE translates to MRFRHPDGSLVHLAYCTNVHPAEDLDGVMAQLRDHAEPVRRRLGRDRLGIGLWLARDAVRTLGSDPAALRRLRKALDERGLEAVTLNGFPYQGFGDEVVKYRVYRPDWTEPERLDHTVELARLLAALLPDDVTEGTISTLPLAWRTDFDDAARKASLTALGTLAARLDAIEELTGRSIRVGLEPEPGCTVETTADAVAALTAEGAPPPERIGVCVDTCHLATSFEDPATAIAGITGAGLPIVKSQLSAALVADRPADPGVRTALAAFAEPRFLHQTRIRAADGTVRATDDLDEALAGGLPDDGPWRAHFHVPLHAPLEPPLTATTPVLEETLARLVGGPAPLTRHLEVETYTWQALPAHLRPRSRAQLADGIAAELSVARDLLTSLGLKELP, encoded by the coding sequence ATGCGGTTCCGACACCCCGACGGCTCCCTCGTCCATCTCGCGTACTGCACCAACGTGCACCCCGCCGAGGATCTCGACGGGGTGATGGCGCAACTGCGCGACCACGCCGAGCCGGTGCGCCGCCGCCTCGGCCGCGACCGGCTGGGCATCGGCCTGTGGCTCGCGCGCGACGCCGTCCGCACCCTCGGCTCCGACCCCGCCGCGCTGCGCCGGCTGAGGAAGGCGCTCGACGAGCGCGGCCTGGAGGCCGTGACCCTCAACGGCTTCCCGTACCAGGGGTTCGGCGACGAGGTCGTCAAGTACCGCGTCTACCGCCCCGACTGGACGGAGCCCGAGCGCCTGGACCACACCGTCGAGCTGGCCCGGCTGCTCGCCGCGCTGCTGCCCGACGACGTCACCGAGGGCACCATCTCCACCCTCCCGCTCGCCTGGCGCACCGACTTCGACGACGCCGCCCGCAAGGCGTCGCTGACGGCACTCGGCACCCTGGCCGCGCGCCTCGACGCCATCGAGGAGCTGACCGGCCGCTCCATCCGCGTCGGCCTGGAGCCGGAGCCCGGCTGCACCGTCGAGACCACCGCCGACGCCGTCGCCGCGCTCACCGCTGAGGGCGCCCCGCCGCCGGAGCGTATCGGCGTCTGCGTCGACACCTGCCATCTGGCCACGTCCTTCGAGGACCCGGCCACCGCCATCGCCGGCATCACGGGCGCGGGCCTGCCCATCGTCAAGTCCCAGCTCTCCGCGGCCCTGGTAGCCGACCGGCCCGCGGATCCCGGAGTACGGACCGCGCTGGCCGCCTTCGCGGAGCCGCGGTTCCTGCACCAGACCCGGATCCGCGCCGCCGACGGCACCGTACGGGCCACCGACGACCTCGACGAGGCCCTGGCCGGCGGCCTCCCCGACGACGGCCCGTGGCGCGCCCACTTCCACGTACCGCTGCACGCGCCGCTGGAGCCGCCGCTGACGGCGACGACGCCGGTGCTCGAGGAGACCCTGGCGCGCCTCGTCGGCGGCCCGGCGCCGCTGACGAGACACCTGGAAGTGGAGACGTACACCTGGCAGGCTCTGCCCGCACACCTGCGGCCGCGCAGCCGCGCACAGCTCGCCGACGGCATCGCCGCCGAACTGTCCGTCGCCCGCGACCTGCTCACCTCGCTCGGCCTGAAGGAGCTGCCATGA
- a CDS encoding ThuA domain-containing protein: MSTSAVAEKPAKKAEGEHVLVFSKTAGFRHDSIPDGIETIKQLGADNGFTVDTTENAGVFTPGTLQQYDAVVFLSTTGDVLDAKQQRAFEDYVRAGGGYVGVHAAADTEYDWPFYGGLVGAYFHSHPHNQTATVKVEDHDHPATAHLGEDWVRFDEWYNYRTNPRGNVRVLASLDESSYTGGNMSGDHPIAWCQTYESGRSFYTGGGHTKESYAEPEFRAHLLGGIQYAAGAVESDCSSAESDYTPIFDGTSTEGWKQAGPGSFRLEDGILTSEGGMGMLWYEARQFGSYSLKLDWRMEGDDNSGVFIGFPPSDDPWSAVNNGYEIQIDATDSPDRTTGAVYGFQSADIAARDEALNPPGEWNTFELRVEGERLQIWLNDVKINDFTNTDPARSLADGHIGIQNHGADDQVSFRNILVKDLP, translated from the coding sequence ATGAGCACGTCCGCGGTCGCCGAGAAGCCGGCGAAGAAGGCGGAGGGCGAGCACGTGCTCGTCTTCTCCAAGACCGCCGGCTTCCGCCACGACTCCATCCCCGACGGCATCGAGACCATCAAGCAGCTCGGCGCCGACAACGGCTTCACCGTCGACACCACCGAGAACGCCGGCGTGTTCACGCCCGGCACCCTCCAGCAGTACGACGCGGTCGTCTTCCTCTCCACCACCGGTGACGTGCTCGACGCCAAGCAGCAGCGGGCCTTCGAGGACTACGTGCGCGCGGGCGGCGGCTACGTCGGCGTGCACGCCGCCGCCGACACCGAGTACGACTGGCCGTTCTACGGCGGCCTCGTCGGCGCGTACTTCCACTCACACCCGCACAACCAGACCGCCACGGTCAAGGTCGAGGACCACGACCACCCCGCCACCGCCCACCTGGGCGAGGACTGGGTGCGATTCGACGAGTGGTACAACTACCGCACCAACCCCCGCGGGAACGTCCGTGTGCTGGCCAGCCTCGACGAGAGCTCGTACACCGGCGGGAACATGAGCGGGGACCACCCCATCGCCTGGTGCCAGACGTACGAGAGCGGCCGGTCCTTCTACACCGGCGGTGGCCACACCAAGGAGTCGTACGCGGAGCCCGAGTTCCGCGCCCATCTGCTCGGCGGCATCCAGTACGCCGCCGGGGCCGTCGAATCGGACTGCAGTTCTGCCGAGAGCGACTACACTCCGATCTTCGACGGCACTTCCACCGAGGGCTGGAAGCAGGCCGGGCCGGGCTCGTTCCGCCTGGAGGACGGCATCCTGACCTCGGAGGGCGGCATGGGCATGCTGTGGTACGAGGCCAGGCAGTTCGGTTCGTACTCCCTCAAGCTCGACTGGCGCATGGAGGGCGACGACAACTCCGGCGTCTTCATCGGGTTCCCGCCCTCCGACGACCCCTGGTCGGCCGTGAACAACGGCTACGAGATCCAGATCGACGCCACCGACTCCCCGGACCGGACCACGGGCGCCGTCTACGGCTTCCAGTCCGCCGACATCGCCGCGCGCGACGAGGCGCTCAACCCGCCCGGCGAGTGGAACACCTTCGAACTCCGCGTCGAGGGCGAGCGCCTGCAGATCTGGCTCAACGACGTGAAGATCAACGACTTCACGAACACCGACCCCGCCCGCAGCCTTGCGGACGGACACATCGGGATCCAGAACCACGGTGCGGACGACCAGGTGTCGTTCCGCAACATCCTGGTGAAGGATCTCCCGTGA
- a CDS encoding PQQ-dependent sugar dehydrogenase: MHTRRIRRTLTRTVTALLAAPALVLGTSATGAAHPGEDHEAPAAAEFQQVTLAKGEPEMGEPMTMAVLPDRSVLHTSRDGTVRLTDAAGTTKIAGKLAVYNHDEEGLQGVGVDPGFAQNRFVYLYYAPPLDTPAGDAPSDGSAADFAPFDGVNRLSRFVLKGDGTLDTGSEKAVLDVPASRGLCCHTGGDIDFDAQGNLYLSTGDDTNPFASDGYTPIDERATRNPAFDAQRSAGNTNDLRGKVLRIKVNADGSYDIPDGNLFAPGTEKTRPEIYAMGFRNPFRLSVDKPTGTVYVGDYGPDAGTAGDTRGPAGQVEFARITEAGNFGWPYCTGDNDAYKDYDFGSGASGAAFDCGAPVNDSPHNTGLTELPPAQPAWIPYDGNSVPEFGNGSESPMGGPVYRRDEVDDGSAVAFPAEYEGNFFAGEFGRKWIKRIEQGGDGTVAAINDFPWSGTQVMDMDFGPDGALYVLDYGTGYFGGDENSALYRIENMTGGASPVAEASADKTSGQAPLAVQFSSAGTTDPDSTELTYSWDFGDGATSDQADPAHTYAENGTYNVTLTATDPDGLTGSANVQITVGNTAPTVTLDLPRDGQSFSFGDDVPFEVTVADPEDESVDCGKVRVAYILGHDSHGHEMTSANGCSGTLKTAADGEHDPNANLYGGLTATYTDGGGGGQGALTGTDQAKLQPKHRQAEHYDGSQGVAPQSKPAANGGKTVGDIHAGDWIAFEPWVLSDVTGLTARISSAGAGGTLEVRAGAPDGTLLGSTEVPVTGGWDTFQDVTATLSGAPDGTTKLYLVFAGSSTDPLFDVDDFTLTTG, encoded by the coding sequence GTGCACACCAGAAGGATCCGGAGAACGCTCACGAGGACGGTGACGGCCCTGCTGGCCGCGCCGGCCCTCGTGCTGGGCACGTCCGCCACCGGCGCCGCGCACCCGGGCGAGGACCACGAGGCCCCGGCCGCGGCGGAGTTCCAGCAGGTGACGCTGGCCAAGGGCGAGCCCGAGATGGGCGAGCCGATGACCATGGCGGTGCTCCCCGACCGGTCCGTGCTGCACACCTCGCGCGACGGCACGGTACGGCTCACGGACGCCGCCGGTACGACGAAGATCGCGGGCAAGCTCGCCGTGTACAACCACGACGAGGAGGGCCTGCAAGGCGTCGGAGTCGACCCGGGCTTCGCGCAGAACCGGTTCGTCTACCTCTACTACGCCCCGCCCCTGGACACCCCCGCGGGCGACGCCCCGTCGGACGGCAGCGCCGCCGACTTCGCGCCCTTCGACGGCGTCAACCGGCTCTCCCGCTTCGTCCTGAAGGGCGACGGCACCCTCGACACCGGCAGCGAGAAGGCGGTCCTGGACGTGCCCGCCTCCCGCGGCCTGTGCTGCCACACCGGCGGCGACATCGACTTCGACGCCCAGGGCAACCTGTACCTCTCCACCGGCGACGACACCAACCCGTTCGCCTCCGACGGCTACACGCCCATCGACGAACGCGCCACGCGCAACCCCGCGTTCGACGCCCAGCGCTCCGCCGGCAACACCAACGACCTGCGCGGCAAGGTCCTGCGGATCAAGGTCAACGCCGACGGCTCGTACGACATCCCGGACGGCAACCTCTTCGCGCCCGGCACCGAGAAGACGCGCCCCGAGATCTACGCCATGGGCTTCCGCAACCCGTTCCGGCTCAGCGTCGACAAGCCCACCGGCACCGTCTACGTCGGCGACTACGGCCCCGACGCCGGTACCGCCGGCGACACCCGCGGGCCCGCAGGGCAGGTCGAGTTCGCCCGTATCACCGAGGCGGGCAACTTCGGCTGGCCGTACTGCACCGGCGACAACGACGCGTACAAGGACTACGACTTCGGCTCCGGCGCCTCCGGGGCGGCCTTCGACTGCGGCGCGCCCGTCAACGACTCGCCGCACAACACCGGCCTGACGGAACTGCCCCCCGCCCAGCCCGCGTGGATCCCCTACGACGGCAACTCCGTCCCCGAGTTCGGCAACGGCTCCGAGTCCCCGATGGGCGGACCCGTCTACCGCCGGGACGAGGTCGACGACGGCTCCGCGGTGGCCTTCCCCGCAGAGTACGAAGGGAACTTCTTCGCCGGCGAGTTCGGCCGCAAGTGGATCAAGCGGATCGAGCAGGGCGGCGACGGCACCGTCGCCGCCATCAACGACTTCCCCTGGTCCGGCACCCAGGTCATGGACATGGACTTCGGCCCCGACGGCGCCCTCTACGTCCTCGACTACGGCACCGGCTACTTCGGCGGCGACGAGAACTCCGCCCTCTACCGCATCGAGAACATGACCGGCGGCGCCTCGCCGGTCGCCGAGGCGAGCGCCGACAAGACCTCCGGGCAGGCGCCCCTGGCCGTGCAGTTCTCCTCCGCCGGCACCACCGACCCCGACAGCACCGAGCTGACGTACTCCTGGGACTTCGGCGACGGCGCCACCTCCGACCAGGCCGACCCCGCGCACACGTACGCGGAGAACGGCACGTACAACGTCACCCTCACCGCCACCGACCCCGACGGCCTCACCGGCAGCGCCAACGTGCAGATCACCGTCGGCAACACCGCGCCCACCGTCACCCTGGACCTGCCGCGGGACGGCCAGTCCTTCTCCTTCGGCGACGACGTGCCCTTCGAGGTCACCGTCGCCGACCCGGAGGACGAGAGCGTCGACTGCGGTAAGGTCCGGGTCGCCTACATCCTCGGCCACGACTCCCACGGCCACGAGATGACCAGCGCCAACGGCTGCAGCGGCACCCTGAAGACCGCAGCGGACGGCGAGCACGACCCCAACGCCAACCTCTACGGCGGCCTCACCGCCACGTACACCGACGGCGGAGGCGGCGGCCAGGGCGCCCTGACCGGGACCGACCAGGCCAAGCTGCAGCCCAAGCACCGCCAGGCCGAGCACTACGACGGATCCCAGGGCGTCGCGCCGCAGAGCAAGCCGGCGGCCAACGGCGGCAAGACGGTCGGCGACATCCACGCCGGCGACTGGATCGCCTTCGAGCCCTGGGTCCTGTCCGACGTCACCGGGCTCACCGCCCGGATCTCCTCCGCCGGCGCCGGCGGCACCCTGGAGGTGCGCGCGGGTGCCCCCGACGGGACGCTCCTCGGCTCCACCGAGGTGCCGGTCACCGGCGGATGGGACACGTTCCAGGACGTCACGGCGACCCTGTCGGGCGCCCCGGACGGCACCACGAAGCTCTACCTCGTCTTCGCCGGCAGCAGTACGGACCCGCTGTTCGACGTCGACGACTTCACCCTCACCACCGGATAG
- a CDS encoding TatD family hydrolase: MRIFDPHIHMTSRTTDDYAAMYDAGVRALVEPSFWLGQPRTSPESFYDYFDSLLGWEPFRAAQYGIAHHCTLALNPKEANDPRLLPVLDELPRYLLKDHVVAVGEIGYDSMTPEEDHALAAQLELAADHGLPAMVHTPHRDKAAGLARTLDVVRESRLAPERVILDHLNETTVAAARDSGCWAAFSIYPDTKMDEDRMVRILREYGTERMLVNSAADWGKSDPLKTRKTADAMLAAGFTDADVDKVLWQNPVEFYGQSGRLELEPEKPEAGGATYEGNSILRGGS, translated from the coding sequence ATGCGCATCTTCGACCCGCACATCCACATGACGTCCCGCACGACCGATGACTACGCCGCGATGTACGACGCGGGCGTGCGCGCCCTCGTCGAGCCCTCCTTCTGGCTGGGGCAGCCCCGCACCTCCCCGGAGAGCTTCTACGACTACTTCGACTCGCTGCTCGGCTGGGAGCCGTTCCGCGCCGCCCAGTACGGCATCGCGCACCACTGCACGCTCGCCCTCAACCCCAAGGAGGCCAACGACCCGCGCCTCCTGCCGGTCCTGGACGAGCTGCCGCGCTACCTGCTGAAGGACCACGTCGTCGCCGTCGGCGAGATCGGCTACGACTCGATGACCCCCGAGGAGGACCACGCGCTGGCCGCCCAGTTGGAGCTGGCCGCCGACCACGGGCTGCCCGCCATGGTGCACACGCCGCACCGCGACAAGGCCGCGGGCCTGGCCCGTACGCTCGACGTCGTCCGCGAGTCCAGGCTGGCGCCCGAGCGCGTGATCCTCGACCACCTCAACGAGACGACGGTGGCCGCCGCCCGGGACAGCGGCTGCTGGGCGGCCTTCTCCATCTACCCCGACACCAAGATGGACGAGGACCGCATGGTCCGCATCCTGCGCGAATACGGCACCGAGCGGATGCTCGTCAACTCCGCAGCCGACTGGGGCAAGAGCGACCCGCTGAAGACCCGCAAGACCGCCGACGCCATGCTCGCCGCCGGCTTCACCGACGCCGACGTCGACAAGGTGCTCTGGCAGAACCCGGTGGAGTTCTACGGCCAGAGCGGCCGGCTGGAGCTGGAGCCGGAGAAGCCCGAGGCCGGCGGCGCCACGTACGAAGGGAACTCCATCCTGCGAGGGGGGAGCTGA